The Corynebacterium freiburgense region AAGAGTTTTCCGCGAAGTGGTGACCATTGCCCCCATCCTTCGGTGAGGTCTTCGGGCCATTCCGGTTCGATAATATCCTTGAGAATGAAACCGGCTTGAACAAGTTCGCGGACCCGGTCACCAATTGTTCGGTGGTGTTCGATATAGGTGATTTTATTTGTTTCGGAGTCGTGTTCTATATAGGGATTCCTATTAAAATAGCTGGTGAATACGGTGAGTCCACCTTCTCCGGGGTTATCGGGAAAAATCCAACGCATTGGGTGAGTTACGGCAAAAATAAATCGACCACCAGGTTTTAATATGCGGGCTACTTCTCGCATAAGGGCAGCGGAATCGGAAACAAAAGGAATAGCTCCAAACGCAGAAAATGCCACATCGAAAGAATTATCAAGATACGGCATATCTACAGCATCAGCTTGAACCAGGGGAATTCGTGGTTTACGCCCATGCATAAGCATATTTTTGGAAATATCGAACGCGGTAATAAACCCCACACCATCTTCAAATAACCAGCGGGAGCATGGTGCAGAGCCGCAACCTATTTCGATAACTTTGGCGGTCTGGACGTCGCCAAGCAAGCGAATATCACTTTCATGAAGCATTTCCGGACACCAATAGAAACTTGATAGATACTTTGTGTGCTCGGAGTGATAATTAGTTGCGTCGAGATCCCACCAATACCGGCTTGCTTTGGAAGATTCTTGATCATTTGGAACAGGGCCGGTGAAGTTTCTCATAATCATCGATTCTATTTGCTTTAGCTGGGGAAACGCTGTAGCTTTGTAAGAGCGTGTCT contains the following coding sequences:
- a CDS encoding class I SAM-dependent methyltransferase, which encodes MRNFTGPVPNDQESSKASRYWWDLDATNYHSEHTKYLSSFYWCPEMLHESDIRLLGDVQTAKVIEIGCGSAPCSRWLFEDGVGFITAFDISKNMLMHGRKPRIPLVQADAVDMPYLDNSFDVAFSAFGAIPFVSDSAALMREVARILKPGGRFIFAVTHPMRWIFPDNPGEGGLTVFTSYFNRNPYIEHDSETNKITYIEHHRTIGDRVRELVQAGFILKDIIEPEWPEDLTEGWGQWSPLRGKLFPGTAIFVSELAP